The following coding sequences lie in one Delphinus delphis chromosome 9, mDelDel1.2, whole genome shotgun sequence genomic window:
- the CNPY1 gene encoding protein canopy homolog 1 has translation MEAGYINIGEIEFICDSAPFTMIPLAQSEAFLTDLLDKVCERMNDYKLEEDPVTKEKTFKRFAPRKGDKIYKEFLKFSFYSDAYRHLKFSCETIMEEYEDEIFSLIAQEAHYLADKLCSEKPGLCETSTNHTEL, from the exons ATGGAGGCTGGATATATCAACATCGGCGAAATCGAGTTCATTTGTGATTCAGCCCCTTTCACCATG ATTCCCTTAGCCCAGTCGGAGGCATTCCTCACAGACCTCTTGGATAAAGTgtgtgagcgaatgaatgactaCAAGCTCGAAGAAGACCCCGTGACTAAGGAGAAGACTTTCAAGAGATTTGCTCCAAGGAAAGgagacaaaatatacaaagaatttttaaaattctctttttattctgaTGCTTACAGACATTTGAAATTCTCG TGTGAAACTATAATGGAAGAGTACGAAGATGAAATATTCTCACTTATCGCCCAGGAGGCACACTACCTCGCCGACAAGCTGTGCAGTGAAAAACCAG gtctGTGTGAAACTTCTACTAATCACACTGAACTCTAG